The Roseofilum casamattae BLCC-M143 genome has a segment encoding these proteins:
- a CDS encoding LCP family protein — protein MSINQSANRQSPNQSYPQPAPRPVGSGLRWLSIGLGLTGIALLSATAGALLAVSLISTPLMQSQLSPEEAAVFGQGDKISSGNNLQLPELTRPVNIMVLGIKVLTSDVDTPPEESADLGYHALVNSFEGLSDTMFLLRFDPSTNKLTMLSVPRDTRTWVEGHGLVKINAANYHGGPALSATSISELLGGVGIDRYIRINVQGIEKLIDALGGVTVHVPKDMKYQDDSQHLYINLKAGKQHLNGAQALQFLRYRYDNLGDIGRIQRQQMFMRAMTEQTLSPGSLGKVPKVLSIIRSHIDTNLSVEELLALANFASQTDRSKMQMMLLPGRFSDPEEFDASYWVPHYNRIDAMVAEHFDFGYEVYDDYEIDPTQLTIAIQDTTGEFAEVDRLFDWFYNQGYYDVYNTDSWSEPLETTRIIAQDGNIESARAIRSLLGFGEIRVESTGSLRSDVTIQLGRDWFGKGLAEPTFNTDFTSQETTEEFVY, from the coding sequence GTGTCCATCAATCAAAGTGCTAATCGCCAGAGTCCAAATCAGTCCTATCCCCAACCCGCTCCTCGGCCAGTCGGTAGCGGGCTGCGATGGCTGTCAATTGGACTGGGATTAACCGGTATTGCCCTACTATCCGCCACAGCCGGGGCCCTGCTTGCCGTTTCCCTGATTAGCACTCCCCTAATGCAAAGTCAGCTGAGTCCCGAAGAAGCGGCGGTCTTCGGCCAAGGAGACAAAATTTCCTCTGGAAACAATTTACAGCTTCCCGAACTCACTCGACCCGTTAATATCATGGTTCTGGGAATTAAGGTACTCACCTCCGATGTCGATACTCCACCGGAAGAGAGCGCGGACCTAGGCTACCATGCCTTAGTCAATTCCTTTGAAGGTCTCAGCGACACCATGTTCCTCTTGCGCTTTGACCCCAGTACGAACAAACTCACCATGCTCTCCGTCCCCCGCGACACGCGCACTTGGGTGGAAGGCCATGGCTTGGTGAAAATCAATGCCGCCAACTATCATGGAGGCCCCGCTCTGAGCGCCACCTCAATCAGCGAACTCCTGGGAGGAGTCGGGATCGATCGCTACATTCGGATTAACGTGCAAGGGATCGAAAAACTGATCGATGCCTTGGGTGGGGTGACGGTTCACGTTCCCAAAGATATGAAATATCAGGACGACAGCCAGCACTTATATATAAACCTGAAAGCTGGAAAGCAACACCTCAATGGAGCGCAAGCCCTACAATTCTTGCGCTATCGTTACGATAACTTAGGAGATATCGGCCGGATTCAACGCCAACAAATGTTTATGCGGGCCATGACCGAACAAACTCTCAGCCCCGGAAGCCTGGGGAAAGTGCCCAAAGTATTATCAATTATTCGCTCCCATATCGATACCAATCTCAGCGTGGAAGAACTGCTGGCCCTCGCCAACTTTGCCAGTCAAACCGATCGCTCAAAAATGCAGATGATGTTGCTCCCAGGACGGTTTAGCGATCCCGAAGAGTTTGATGCCAGCTATTGGGTTCCCCACTATAATCGAATCGATGCCATGGTGGCCGAACACTTCGACTTTGGCTACGAAGTCTACGACGATTACGAAATCGATCCAACCCAACTGACGATCGCCATTCAAGATACTACTGGAGAATTTGCCGAAGTCGATCGCCTTTTCGATTGGTTCTATAACCAAGGCTACTACGATGTTTACAACACCGACTCCTGGAGCGAACCTCTCGAGACGACTCGTATTATTGCCCAAGATGGGAATATCGAAAGCGCTAGAGCCATCCGGAGCTTGCTGGGATTTGGCGAAATCCGAGTCGAAAGTACGGGAAGTTTGCGATCGGATGTCACGATTCAGTTAGGCCGAGATTGGTTTGGTAAAGGACTCGCCGAACCGACCTTTAATACTGATTTTACCTCACAGGAAACGACAGAAGAGTTTGTCTACTAA
- a CDS encoding glycoside hydrolase family 57 protein produces the protein MAIGYLAFVLHAHLPFVRHPESDYVLEEEWLYEAITETYIPLIQVFEGLKRDGVDFKLTMSLTPPLVSMLLDPLLQQRYDSHLAQLQELIEKEIHRHQYHGHLKYLAEFYAEEFAKTRSTWERYGGNLIAAFKQFQDSNNLDIITCGATHGYFPLMRMQPKTVWAQIKVACDHYQDVFGQLPRGIWLPECAYYDGVEQFLADAGLRYFLIDGHGIMYARPRPRFGTYAPIFTETGVAAFGRDHESSQQVWSSQVGYPGAPEYREFYKDLGWEAEYEYIKPYIIPNGQRKNIGIKYHKITGRGLGLSEKQLYDPYWAREKTAEHAANFMFNREHQVQHLAKIMQRPPIILSPYDAELFGHWWYEGPWFLDYLYRKTWFDQSCYAMTHLSDYLNQHPRQQVCRPAQSSWGYKGFHEYWLNETNSWIYPHLHKAAERMVELSLLEPSDLLEERALNQCARELLLAQSSDWAFIMRSGTMVPYANRRTKSHLLRFNKLYEDAIAGTIDSGWLEKVEHLDNIFPNINYRVYRPSS, from the coding sequence ATGGCTATTGGTTATCTCGCCTTTGTTCTCCACGCTCATCTTCCGTTTGTCCGACATCCAGAAAGCGACTATGTTCTCGAGGAAGAATGGCTCTATGAGGCAATTACAGAAACCTATATTCCCCTCATTCAGGTCTTTGAAGGTCTCAAACGAGATGGAGTAGACTTCAAATTAACCATGAGCTTGACTCCTCCCCTGGTGTCTATGCTCCTCGACCCTCTATTGCAGCAGCGCTATGACAGCCATCTTGCTCAGTTGCAAGAGTTAATTGAAAAAGAAATTCATCGCCATCAATATCACGGCCATCTCAAGTATTTAGCCGAGTTTTATGCCGAAGAATTTGCCAAAACGCGATCGACGTGGGAACGCTATGGAGGCAATTTAATTGCTGCTTTTAAGCAATTTCAAGATAGTAATAATCTCGATATTATTACCTGCGGTGCCACCCATGGATACTTCCCCTTGATGAGGATGCAACCGAAGACCGTTTGGGCACAAATTAAAGTGGCTTGCGATCACTATCAAGATGTGTTCGGGCAACTACCTCGAGGGATTTGGCTCCCCGAATGTGCCTATTATGATGGAGTCGAGCAGTTCCTCGCCGATGCCGGACTGCGCTATTTCCTCATCGACGGGCACGGGATTATGTACGCTCGTCCCCGTCCGCGCTTTGGTACCTATGCCCCTATTTTCACTGAAACGGGAGTTGCTGCCTTCGGACGAGATCACGAGTCGTCGCAACAGGTGTGGTCGTCGCAAGTGGGTTATCCGGGAGCGCCGGAATATCGGGAGTTCTATAAAGATTTAGGCTGGGAAGCAGAATACGAATACATTAAGCCCTATATTATTCCCAACGGACAGCGGAAGAATATTGGGATTAAGTACCATAAAATTACCGGGCGCGGTTTGGGGTTATCGGAAAAGCAACTGTACGATCCCTATTGGGCGCGAGAGAAAACGGCGGAACATGCCGCGAACTTTATGTTTAATCGCGAGCATCAGGTGCAGCATTTAGCCAAAATTATGCAACGGCCGCCGATAATTTTGTCCCCCTACGATGCGGAGTTATTCGGTCATTGGTGGTACGAAGGACCCTGGTTTTTAGATTATTTATATCGCAAAACTTGGTTCGACCAAAGTTGCTATGCCATGACCCATTTATCCGACTATTTGAATCAGCATCCGAGACAACAAGTCTGTCGTCCGGCCCAGTCGAGTTGGGGATATAAGGGGTTTCACGAATATTGGTTGAATGAGACGAATAGTTGGATTTATCCTCATTTGCACAAAGCTGCCGAACGGATGGTGGAGCTGAGTTTGCTCGAACCTTCTGACCTTTTGGAAGAGCGAGCGCTGAATCAATGCGCGCGGGAACTTTTGCTCGCACAGTCTTCGGACTGGGCGTTTATTATGCGCAGCGGGACTATGGTTCCTTATGCTAATCGACGTACGAAGTCTCATTTGTTGCGGTTTAACAAGCTGTATGAGGATGCGATCGCAGGTACCATCGATAGCGGTTGGCTC